A genome region from Alistipes dispar includes the following:
- a CDS encoding metallophosphoesterase family protein — MKRIGIISDTHGTFDDTLREFLRDVDEIWHAGDIGSLEVSDRIAAFKPLRAVAGNIDDALTRRIYSDFNVFDCEGVRVLMTHIGGYPRRYDPRALARIRSVHPKLFVSGHSHILKVMYDPIYDLLHINPGAAGEYGFHKVRTAVRLTIDGAQMRDMEVGEWSRR; from the coding sequence ATGAAACGCATAGGGATCATCTCCGACACGCACGGCACGTTCGACGACACGCTGCGGGAGTTCCTCCGCGACGTGGACGAAATCTGGCACGCGGGCGACATCGGTTCGCTCGAGGTCTCGGACCGCATCGCAGCCTTCAAGCCCCTGCGGGCCGTGGCCGGAAACATCGACGACGCGCTCACGCGCCGCATCTACTCCGACTTCAACGTCTTCGACTGCGAAGGCGTGCGGGTGCTGATGACCCACATCGGCGGCTACCCCCGCCGCTACGACCCGCGGGCGCTGGCCCGAATCCGCAGCGTGCACCCCAAACTCTTCGTCTCGGGGCACTCCCATATACTCAAGGTCATGTACGATCCGATCTACGACCTGCTGCACATCAACCCCGGCGCAGCGGGCGAATACGGCTTCCACAAGGTCCGCACGGCCGTGCGCCTTACGATCGACGGCGCGCAGATGCGCGACATGGAGGTCGGCGAGTGGTCCCGGCGGTAG
- the ung gene encoding uracil-DNA glycosylase, translated as MDVKIAPDWKELLAPEFEKPYFVALTDFVRQEYATRRIYPRGSNIFRAFDKCPFDRLKVVIIGQDPYHGPGQANGLCFSVADGIPFPPSLQNIFKEVSDDTGTPVPASGNLDRWAEQGVLLLNSVLTVRAHEAASHAGRGWETFTDAVVRAIAERKEGIVYMLWGSYAQRKGAIADPQRNLILKAVHPSPLSVYRGFFGCRHFSRANDYLRSAGKEPIVW; from the coding sequence ATGGATGTAAAGATCGCACCCGACTGGAAAGAGCTGCTAGCTCCCGAATTCGAGAAACCCTATTTCGTCGCCCTGACCGATTTCGTCCGGCAGGAATACGCCACGCGACGCATCTACCCGCGCGGCAGCAACATCTTCCGGGCTTTCGACAAATGCCCGTTCGACCGTCTGAAGGTGGTCATCATCGGGCAGGACCCCTACCACGGCCCCGGGCAGGCCAACGGCCTCTGCTTCTCGGTGGCGGACGGCATTCCCTTCCCGCCGTCGCTGCAAAATATCTTCAAGGAGGTCTCCGACGACACCGGAACGCCCGTCCCCGCCTCGGGCAACCTCGACCGCTGGGCCGAACAGGGCGTGCTGCTGCTGAACTCCGTGCTGACGGTCCGCGCCCACGAGGCGGCCTCGCACGCAGGCCGCGGCTGGGAGACCTTCACCGACGCCGTGGTCCGCGCCATCGCCGAACGCAAGGAGGGCATCGTCTATATGCTCTGGGGCAGTTACGCCCAGCGCAAGGGCGCCATCGCCGACCCGCAGCGCAACCTCATCCTCAAGGCCGTGCACCCCTCGCCGCTCTCGGTTTACCGGGGATTCTTCGGCTGCCGCCACTTCTCGCGCGCCAACGACTACCTGCGCTCGGCGGGCAAGGAGCCGATCGTCTGGTAG
- a CDS encoding sigma-70 family RNA polymerase sigma factor: MRQLKITKSITNRESASLDKYLQEIGKEELITVEEEVELAQRIKKGDQEALEKLTKANLRFVVSVAKQYQNQGLSLPDLINEGNLGLIKAAEKFDETRGFKFISYAVWWIRQSILQALAEQSRIVRLPLNQVGSLNKINKAFARFEQEHERTPSPEELASELELPKEKVTDTLRVAGRHVSVDAPFADGEDNSLLDVLVNPDSPNADRGLINESLSTEVDRALETLTERERDIIKYFFGIGCSEMTLEEIGEKFDLTRERVRQIKEKAIRRLRHSSRSKLLKSYLG; this comes from the coding sequence ATGCGTCAGTTAAAAATCACGAAATCCATCACCAACCGCGAGAGCGCGTCGCTGGACAAGTACTTGCAGGAGATCGGCAAGGAGGAGCTCATCACGGTCGAGGAGGAGGTGGAACTCGCCCAACGGATCAAGAAAGGAGACCAGGAGGCGCTGGAGAAACTCACCAAGGCGAACCTGCGGTTCGTGGTCTCCGTCGCCAAACAATACCAGAATCAGGGCCTGAGCCTTCCGGACCTCATCAACGAGGGTAACCTGGGGCTTATCAAGGCCGCCGAGAAGTTCGACGAAACCCGCGGTTTCAAGTTCATTTCCTACGCTGTGTGGTGGATCCGCCAGTCGATTCTACAGGCTCTGGCCGAGCAGTCGCGCATCGTGCGTCTGCCGCTGAACCAGGTCGGCTCGCTCAACAAGATCAACAAGGCGTTCGCCCGCTTCGAGCAGGAGCACGAGCGCACGCCGTCGCCCGAGGAGCTGGCCTCGGAGCTGGAGCTTCCGAAGGAGAAGGTGACCGACACGCTGCGTGTCGCCGGCCGTCATGTCTCGGTAGATGCCCCGTTCGCCGACGGCGAGGACAACTCGCTGCTCGACGTGCTGGTGAATCCCGATTCGCCCAATGCGGACCGCGGGCTGATTAACGAGTCGCTTTCGACGGAGGTGGACCGCGCGCTGGAGACGCTCACCGAGCGCGAGCGCGACATCATCAAGTATTTCTTCGGCATCGGCTGCTCGGAGATGACCCTCGAGGAGATCGGCGAGAAGTTCGACCTCACGCGCGAGCGCGTGCGTCAGATCAAGGAGAAGGCGATCCGCCGCCTGCGTCATTCGTCGCGGTCGAAGCTCCTGAAGTCCTATCTGGGATAA
- the trmB gene encoding tRNA (guanosine(46)-N7)-methyltransferase TrmB — protein MGKDKLRKFRENLTFDCFVQPEFDEVFRRDHPLKGHWHDSFFRNDNPIVLELGCGKGEYTVALAERDPSRNYIGIDIKGARMWRGAKTATERGMRNVGFLRTRIEFINGLFGEGEVSEIWITFPDPQLKTRRAKKRLTSPLFLEYYARLLRADGTIHLKTDSKHLYAYTNEVIRRFGLPCAVSNPDIYGSGYADEVLSVKTAYEQLFLGMGLPITYTRFSLGGRREFPWFDWEEDEKSEKDNEAERGNR, from the coding sequence ATGGGAAAAGACAAACTCCGCAAATTCCGCGAAAACCTGACTTTCGACTGTTTCGTACAACCCGAATTCGACGAGGTGTTCCGCCGCGACCACCCGCTCAAGGGACATTGGCACGACTCGTTCTTCCGCAACGACAACCCGATCGTCCTGGAGCTGGGCTGCGGCAAGGGCGAATACACCGTGGCGCTGGCCGAACGCGACCCGTCGCGCAACTACATAGGCATCGACATCAAGGGCGCCCGCATGTGGCGCGGAGCCAAGACCGCGACCGAACGGGGTATGCGGAACGTGGGATTCCTGCGCACGCGCATCGAGTTCATCAACGGGCTCTTCGGCGAAGGGGAGGTCTCGGAGATCTGGATCACCTTCCCCGATCCGCAGCTCAAAACGCGCCGCGCCAAGAAGCGGCTCACCTCGCCGCTCTTCCTCGAATACTACGCCCGCCTGCTCCGGGCCGACGGGACGATCCACCTCAAAACCGACTCCAAGCACCTCTACGCCTACACGAACGAGGTCATCCGCCGCTTCGGTCTGCCCTGCGCGGTCTCGAACCCCGACATCTACGGCTCGGGGTATGCCGACGAGGTGCTTTCGGTGAAAACGGCCTACGAACAGTTGTTCCTCGGCATGGGGCTGCCGATCACCTACACGCGCTTCTCGCTCGGCGGCCGGCGCGAATTCCCTTGGTTCGACTGGGAGGAGGACGAAAAGTCGGAGAAGGACAACGAAGCCGAACGCGGAAACCGCTGA
- a CDS encoding flavodoxin, with the protein MTGIFYGSTTGSTEAVAQDIAKQLGIADADVHNVADASADETDKYDLLVLGSPTWGNGDLQDDWYRFLDRLKTRDLTGRKVALFGCGDSGSYPDTFCDAVGLLYEELQPTGCIFVGSYEPVGYDVTDSLVCADGRFVGLAIDESAPDKTEERVAAWCRLLRTEE; encoded by the coding sequence ATGACCGGAATTTTTTACGGCAGCACGACCGGATCGACCGAGGCCGTCGCACAGGACATCGCCAAACAGCTCGGCATCGCGGATGCCGACGTACACAACGTGGCCGACGCTTCGGCCGACGAAACCGACAAATACGACCTGCTGGTCCTCGGCTCCCCGACCTGGGGCAACGGCGACCTGCAGGACGACTGGTACAGGTTCCTCGACCGGCTGAAGACCCGCGACCTGACCGGCAGGAAGGTCGCCCTGTTCGGCTGCGGCGACAGCGGCTCCTACCCCGACACCTTCTGCGACGCCGTAGGGCTGCTCTACGAGGAGCTGCAACCGACCGGATGCATTTTCGTCGGCTCCTACGAACCCGTGGGATACGACGTCACGGACTCGCTCGTCTGCGCCGACGGCAGGTTCGTAGGGCTGGCCATCGACGAAAGCGCCCCGGACAAGACCGAAGAACGCGTCGCGGCATGGTGCCGGCTGCTCAGAACCGAAGAATAG
- a CDS encoding regulatory iron-sulfur-containing complex subunit RicT → MDTEKPHNNRFKPEIGRGCAFCDCGSEVEAKPCDGCFKLHETAWLEEYPVNVPSDIVEVRFKNTRRSFYQNVNNLPLKRGDIVAVEASPGHDIGIVSLTGDLVARQMRRTGFNPYNGEFRKIYRKAKPYDIERWQEAIALEHETMIASRQIAADMGLNMKIGDVEYQGDKIKAIFYYIADERVDFRELIKVFAERFHIRIEMKQIGARQEAGRIGGLGACGRELCCASWMSSFSSVTTGAARVQDISLNPQKLAGQCSKLKCCMMYEYDAYVDARKEFPRLREPLQTIDGEWFLVKSDVLAGTMTFSSSKEAMVNATTLPVSRVREILALNRQGKKPDRLQHADSLRDEPEEPTYRAEEDSITRFDQAKRRKRGGRNRGRGEKTPQGETQSAAPQQQRRDGGENAGERSDRSRPAREGGRGERRSRRGERPRNGEERPNDDAGNTPRSEGREPKAADRDDNRAQRTESRTNDAPRDRGEGNRSRHNRNRRRGGGNAPGGSGGNPDGGRSGKGDAPAGGGGNNGGGRDNGGGTPGGNGPVSGGNGNNGGTPPQNA, encoded by the coding sequence ATGGATACCGAAAAACCGCATAACAACAGATTCAAACCCGAAATAGGCCGCGGCTGCGCCTTCTGCGACTGCGGCTCCGAAGTCGAAGCGAAGCCCTGCGACGGCTGCTTCAAACTCCACGAGACGGCGTGGCTCGAGGAGTACCCCGTCAATGTCCCGAGCGACATCGTCGAGGTGCGCTTCAAGAACACCCGCCGCTCGTTCTACCAGAATGTCAACAACCTGCCGCTCAAACGGGGCGACATCGTGGCCGTGGAGGCTTCGCCCGGCCACGACATCGGCATCGTCTCGCTCACGGGCGACCTGGTCGCGCGGCAGATGCGCCGCACGGGCTTCAACCCCTACAACGGCGAGTTCAGGAAGATCTACCGCAAGGCCAAGCCCTACGACATCGAACGCTGGCAGGAGGCCATCGCCCTCGAACACGAGACGATGATCGCCTCGCGGCAGATCGCCGCCGACATGGGACTGAACATGAAGATCGGCGACGTGGAGTACCAGGGCGACAAGATCAAGGCCATCTTCTACTATATCGCCGACGAGCGCGTGGACTTCCGCGAGCTGATCAAGGTCTTCGCCGAGCGGTTCCACATACGGATCGAGATGAAGCAGATCGGCGCGCGGCAGGAGGCGGGCCGCATCGGCGGGCTCGGCGCCTGCGGCCGCGAGCTGTGCTGCGCCTCGTGGATGTCGAGCTTCTCGAGCGTCACGACGGGCGCCGCGCGCGTGCAGGACATTTCGCTCAACCCGCAGAAGCTGGCCGGGCAGTGCTCGAAACTCAAGTGCTGCATGATGTACGAATACGACGCCTATGTGGACGCCCGCAAGGAGTTCCCGCGCCTGCGCGAACCCCTGCAGACGATCGACGGCGAGTGGTTCCTCGTCAAGAGCGACGTGCTGGCCGGCACGATGACCTTCTCCTCGTCGAAGGAGGCGATGGTCAATGCCACGACGCTTCCCGTCTCCCGCGTCAGGGAGATTCTCGCCCTGAACCGTCAGGGCAAGAAGCCCGACCGGCTGCAACACGCCGACTCGCTGCGCGACGAGCCCGAGGAGCCGACCTACCGCGCCGAGGAGGACAGCATCACCCGTTTCGACCAGGCCAAACGCCGCAAACGGGGCGGACGCAACCGCGGCCGCGGCGAGAAGACGCCCCAGGGCGAAACGCAGAGCGCCGCTCCGCAGCAGCAGCGCCGCGACGGCGGCGAAAACGCCGGAGAGCGCAGCGACCGCAGCCGTCCCGCACGCGAAGGGGGCCGCGGGGAGCGCCGCAGCCGCCGAGGAGAGCGTCCGCGCAACGGCGAGGAGCGTCCGAACGACGACGCCGGAAACACCCCGCGCAGCGAAGGCCGCGAGCCGAAGGCTGCCGACCGCGACGACAACCGCGCACAGCGCACCGAATCCCGCACGAACGACGCCCCGCGCGATCGGGGTGAGGGCAACCGCTCCCGCCACAACCGCAACCGGCGGCGCGGCGGAGGCAATGCGCCGGGCGGGAGCGGCGGCAATCCGGACGGGGGACGCTCCGGAAAGGGCGACGCCCCGGCCGGCGGAGGAGGCAATAACGGCGGCGGGCGCGACAATGGCGGCGGCACACCGGGCGGCAACGGTCCGGTATCCGGAGGCAACGGCAACAACGGCGGCACGCCGCCGCAGAACGCATAA
- a CDS encoding alkaline phosphatase — protein sequence MKKTILFLAAFLLSAGSLAAQTSAEGVRNVIYLIGDGMGLAQVSMLKIENGYEPTAFDRAEGVALISTYSANNRVTDSAAAGTALATGGKTNNSVLGLDPEGNALHSMMERAAERDMATGLAVVTYLQHATPAAFYAHVGNRGETEAITRDMLSSGIDVMLGGGWRNLQKPCDEGGTYAEAFARRGYRVVQSLDEAEEVSSGRLLCAVDEKEFDGFAVSERGDFLPRASRKAMELLEGIAGERGGGFLLMIEGSLIDGACHGNDAERLLAEMRDFDRTVAAAMDFADRTPGTLVVVTADHETGGLTIPSGNADFTRAESGIDYRFSTKGHTGTLVPVYLYGAGADAIRGVMDNTELARRIMELLGLE from the coding sequence ATGAAGAAAACGATACTTTTTCTGGCGGCTTTTCTGCTTTCGGCGGGGAGCCTGGCGGCGCAGACCTCCGCGGAAGGCGTGCGCAATGTGATTTATCTGATCGGCGACGGCATGGGGCTGGCGCAGGTGTCGATGCTCAAGATCGAAAACGGCTATGAACCCACGGCCTTCGACCGGGCCGAGGGCGTGGCGCTCATCTCGACCTACTCGGCCAACAACCGCGTCACCGATTCGGCGGCGGCCGGTACGGCGCTGGCGACGGGCGGGAAGACGAACAACAGCGTGCTGGGGCTCGATCCCGAAGGGAATGCGCTGCATTCGATGATGGAACGCGCCGCGGAGCGGGATATGGCCACGGGCCTGGCCGTGGTGACCTACCTTCAGCATGCGACACCCGCGGCGTTCTACGCGCATGTCGGAAACCGCGGGGAGACGGAGGCCATCACGCGCGACATGCTTTCGTCGGGGATCGACGTGATGCTGGGCGGCGGCTGGCGGAATCTGCAAAAGCCCTGCGACGAGGGCGGAACCTATGCCGAGGCGTTCGCCCGGCGCGGATACCGGGTCGTGCAGTCGCTCGACGAGGCCGAGGAGGTCTCGTCGGGGCGGTTGCTTTGCGCCGTGGACGAGAAGGAGTTCGACGGATTCGCGGTCTCCGAGCGGGGCGATTTCCTGCCGCGCGCGTCACGCAAGGCGATGGAATTGCTCGAAGGGATTGCCGGCGAGCGCGGCGGGGGATTCCTGCTGATGATCGAAGGTTCGCTGATCGACGGCGCATGCCACGGCAACGACGCCGAACGGCTGCTGGCCGAGATGCGCGATTTCGACCGGACGGTGGCCGCGGCGATGGACTTCGCCGACCGCACGCCCGGAACGCTGGTCGTCGTGACGGCCGACCACGAGACGGGCGGTCTGACGATTCCCAGCGGCAATGCCGATTTCACCCGTGCGGAGAGCGGCATCGACTACCGCTTCTCGACGAAGGGACATACCGGAACGCTCGTGCCGGTCTATCTCTACGGTGCGGGAGCCGATGCCATCCGCGGCGTGATGGACAACACGGAACTGGCCCGCCGGATCATGGAGCTGCTCGGTCTGGAGTAG
- a CDS encoding ATP-dependent Clp protease ATP-binding subunit, which yields MQLKISKTLEGLIARSAFNTTKAGITHSLKDFLALELLREEGSLAFQLLSARLRDWELYQIRLRIEREVASAKAKADDRSSEEFYRNFSAELLATSDAPRSVTTGHALLSIAGDRTTATARVLEMYGITPETIAEELRKFAAGGDFRTEIEVHRLDFNEENRPAEQRSAAHPLDKFGVNLTRLAREGRIDPVIGRDREIERVVQILSRRKKNNPILIGEAGVGKSAIVEGLALRIARGEVPYTIAGKTLFSLDVSSLVAGTKFRGEFEERMQQLLDGLRRAQDTIVFIDEIHTIVGAGSTQGSLDTANILKPALARGELQTIGATTLDEYRENIETDAALERRFQKVLVEPTTPEVTLQILRNIAPGYERHHKVRYSDEALRACVTLTGRYVADRYFPDKAIDVLDEAGSRAHLRSAREPDSLRSMEAELDEVRRERREAVETLVYEKAAAARMRELALRSKLDERRAEWRHTLEHNPVQITEEDIRQVLTDMTGIPAERISDGEANRLRNLGDYLARRVVGQQEAVEKIARTIRRSRTGLKDENRPTGVFLFVGPTGVGKTLLAKEVSKWLFDEQRGLIRIDMSEYGEKHNVSRLIGSPPGYVGYGEGGQLTEAVRRRPYSVVLFDEIEKAHPEVFNTMLQIFDEGHLTDGAGRRVDFRNTILIMTSNVGSRAAVRRSAQVGYSTPSKSSCTAAAPQGEYRKALESVFAPEFLNRIDEIVVFRTLDEGDVERIVELELEGLFARTCRLGYKVKITDGAKRRLAAMGYEPRYGVRSLKRTLTDNVEEPLSSLILDGKLRMGDTVVVESDKARGVRLRVA from the coding sequence ATGCAACTGAAAATTTCGAAAACGCTCGAGGGGCTTATCGCCCGTTCGGCATTCAACACGACGAAGGCGGGCATCACCCACTCGCTCAAGGATTTTCTCGCGCTGGAGCTGCTCCGCGAGGAGGGCTCGCTCGCCTTTCAGCTTTTGTCAGCACGGCTCCGCGACTGGGAGCTTTACCAGATACGTCTGCGCATCGAGCGCGAAGTCGCCTCCGCCAAGGCGAAGGCGGACGACCGCTCGTCCGAGGAGTTCTACCGCAACTTCTCCGCCGAACTGCTCGCCACGTCGGACGCTCCGCGGAGCGTCACGACGGGTCACGCCCTGCTGTCCATCGCCGGCGACCGCACGACGGCCACCGCACGCGTACTGGAAATGTACGGCATCACGCCGGAGACGATCGCCGAGGAGCTGCGCAAATTCGCCGCAGGCGGCGACTTCCGCACGGAGATCGAGGTGCACCGCCTCGACTTCAACGAGGAGAACCGCCCCGCCGAACAGCGCTCCGCCGCGCATCCGCTCGACAAGTTCGGCGTGAACCTCACGCGGCTGGCCCGCGAAGGGCGCATCGACCCGGTCATCGGACGCGACCGGGAGATCGAGCGCGTGGTGCAGATTCTCTCGCGCCGCAAGAAGAACAACCCCATCCTGATCGGCGAGGCGGGCGTGGGCAAGAGCGCCATCGTCGAGGGGCTGGCGCTGCGCATCGCGCGGGGCGAAGTGCCCTACACCATCGCCGGAAAGACGCTTTTCTCGCTCGACGTCTCGTCGCTCGTGGCGGGCACGAAGTTCCGCGGCGAGTTCGAGGAGCGGATGCAGCAACTGCTCGACGGGCTGCGCCGGGCGCAGGACACGATCGTGTTCATCGACGAGATCCACACCATCGTGGGCGCAGGCTCCACGCAGGGGAGCCTCGACACGGCCAACATCCTCAAGCCGGCCCTCGCCCGGGGCGAGTTGCAGACCATCGGCGCCACGACGCTCGACGAATACCGCGAGAACATCGAGACCGACGCCGCGCTCGAACGCCGCTTCCAGAAGGTGCTCGTCGAGCCGACGACGCCCGAGGTGACGCTCCAGATTCTGCGCAACATCGCTCCCGGCTACGAACGGCACCACAAGGTGCGCTACTCCGACGAGGCCCTGCGCGCCTGCGTGACGCTCACCGGACGCTACGTCGCCGACCGCTACTTTCCCGACAAGGCGATCGACGTGCTGGACGAGGCCGGATCGCGCGCGCACCTGCGCTCGGCCCGGGAGCCGGATTCGCTCCGCTCGATGGAGGCCGAACTCGACGAGGTCCGCCGCGAACGGCGCGAAGCGGTCGAAACGCTGGTTTACGAAAAGGCCGCCGCGGCGCGGATGCGCGAGCTCGCGCTCCGTTCCAAGCTGGACGAGCGCCGCGCCGAATGGCGGCACACGCTCGAACACAACCCCGTGCAGATCACCGAGGAGGACATCCGGCAGGTGCTGACCGACATGACGGGCATTCCGGCCGAACGCATCTCGGACGGGGAGGCCAACCGCCTGCGGAACCTCGGCGACTACCTCGCACGGCGCGTGGTGGGCCAGCAGGAGGCCGTGGAGAAGATCGCACGCACGATCCGCCGCTCGCGCACCGGGCTCAAGGACGAGAACCGCCCGACCGGCGTCTTCCTCTTCGTCGGCCCGACGGGCGTGGGCAAGACGCTGCTGGCCAAGGAGGTTTCGAAGTGGCTCTTCGACGAGCAGCGCGGCCTGATCCGGATCGACATGTCCGAATACGGCGAGAAACACAACGTCTCGCGCCTGATCGGATCGCCGCCGGGGTATGTCGGATACGGCGAGGGCGGCCAGCTCACGGAGGCCGTGCGGCGCCGGCCCTACTCGGTGGTGCTCTTCGACGAGATCGAGAAGGCGCATCCCGAGGTCTTCAACACGATGCTGCAAATTTTCGACGAGGGACACCTCACCGACGGCGCGGGCCGGAGGGTCGATTTCCGCAACACGATCCTCATCATGACCTCCAACGTCGGCTCGCGCGCCGCCGTGCGGCGATCCGCGCAGGTGGGTTACAGCACCCCCTCGAAAAGCTCCTGCACCGCCGCCGCGCCGCAGGGCGAGTACCGCAAGGCGCTGGAAAGCGTCTTCGCGCCGGAGTTCCTCAACCGCATCGACGAGATCGTCGTCTTCCGCACGCTCGACGAGGGCGACGTGGAGCGGATCGTCGAGCTGGAGCTCGAAGGGCTTTTCGCCCGCACCTGCCGGCTGGGCTACAAGGTCAAGATCACCGACGGCGCCAAACGACGCCTGGCGGCGATGGGCTACGAACCGCGCTACGGCGTGCGGTCGCTCAAACGGACGCTGACGGACAACGTCGAGGAGCCGCTCTCGTCGCTCATCCTCGACGGCAAGCTCCGCATGGGCGACACGGTGGTCGTCGAGTCGGACAAGGCCCGCGGCGTGAGGCTGCGCGTCGCCTGA
- a CDS encoding DUF2023 family protein encodes MSAEEFHRYDSMKLFLHQIYEFRKGVRNLVLCTMCRTCASLLAERLERQGIGYLIQEVAGSKVNLYFGNRRCLDAVATFIHKPLNRLSPEEDFMLGTMLGYDIAGQCERYCKRLREQA; translated from the coding sequence ATGAGCGCCGAAGAGTTCCACCGCTACGACTCGATGAAGCTGTTCCTGCACCAGATCTACGAGTTCCGGAAGGGCGTGCGCAACCTCGTGCTCTGCACCATGTGCCGCACGTGCGCCTCGCTGCTCGCCGAACGGCTCGAACGTCAGGGCATCGGCTACCTCATTCAGGAGGTGGCGGGCAGCAAGGTGAACCTCTATTTCGGCAACCGCCGCTGCCTCGATGCCGTAGCGACATTCATCCACAAACCGCTCAACCGGCTCTCGCCCGAGGAGGATTTCATGCTCGGCACCATGCTCGGCTACGACATCGCGGGACAGTGCGAACGCTACTGCAAGCGTCTCCGGGAACAGGCATAG
- a CDS encoding MATE family efflux transporter has product MYRFSLYREQYRQNLRLALPIVLTQVGQILTQVADNLMVGRYGGDDPTPLAAVSFGGAVFFILFVAAIGMALGLTPLVGELYAQKDRIRSAALLQNGILFYTLLGLIMAGVQYAVIPLMYHLKQPVEVVEMAIPYYRMLVFSMPFMMLFFSFKQFLEGVGNTKVEMVVTILANLANIGFNSVFIYGRFGLPEMGAEGAGLGTLLSRVLAAALIIGYFCRHRGYRRYLDGFSHRVLSAEVVRRLVHMGLPIAMQMFLESSAFVGTGIMMGWFGKIAMSANQIAITLGNCAFMIVMSIGAATTIRVSHCYGARNVGELTLAAKASYHLVLAWNALAALVFISLRHLIPTFFTTNAEVIATTSSLLVFAALYQLSDGIQNVSVGVLRGIQDVKVIMPIALVSYWLLNLPVGYLLGFTLGMGPTGLYLGFAVGLSSAAVLLIRRIRRSVRKLRAGN; this is encoded by the coding sequence ATGTACAGATTTTCGCTATACAGGGAGCAGTACCGGCAAAACCTGCGGCTGGCGCTGCCGATCGTGCTGACGCAGGTGGGACAGATTCTCACGCAGGTGGCCGACAACCTCATGGTCGGCCGCTACGGAGGCGACGACCCCACGCCGCTGGCCGCCGTGTCGTTCGGCGGCGCCGTGTTCTTCATCCTCTTCGTCGCCGCCATCGGCATGGCGCTGGGCCTCACGCCCCTCGTGGGGGAGCTTTACGCCCAGAAGGACCGGATCCGCTCGGCCGCCCTGCTCCAGAACGGCATCCTCTTCTACACGCTGCTGGGACTGATCATGGCCGGCGTGCAGTATGCCGTCATCCCGCTGATGTACCACCTCAAACAACCCGTCGAGGTGGTCGAAATGGCCATTCCCTACTACCGGATGCTCGTCTTCAGCATGCCTTTCATGATGCTGTTCTTCTCCTTCAAGCAATTTCTCGAGGGCGTCGGCAACACGAAGGTCGAAATGGTCGTGACGATCCTGGCCAACCTGGCGAACATCGGCTTCAACTCGGTCTTCATCTACGGACGTTTCGGTCTTCCGGAGATGGGCGCCGAGGGCGCCGGACTGGGCACGCTGCTCTCGCGCGTGCTGGCCGCCGCCCTGATCATCGGCTACTTCTGCCGCCACAGGGGCTACCGCCGCTACCTCGACGGATTCTCGCACCGCGTGCTCTCGGCCGAGGTCGTGCGGCGGCTCGTGCACATGGGCCTGCCGATCGCCATGCAGATGTTCCTCGAATCCTCGGCCTTCGTCGGCACGGGAATCATGATGGGCTGGTTCGGCAAGATCGCCATGAGCGCCAACCAGATCGCCATCACGCTGGGCAACTGCGCCTTCATGATCGTCATGTCGATCGGCGCGGCGACGACCATCCGCGTCTCGCACTGCTACGGCGCACGCAACGTCGGCGAACTGACGCTGGCGGCCAAAGCCTCCTATCACCTCGTGCTGGCATGGAACGCCCTCGCGGCGCTGGTGTTCATCTCGCTGCGCCACCTCATCCCGACCTTCTTCACCACGAACGCCGAGGTCATCGCCACGACCTCCTCGCTGCTCGTCTTCGCCGCCCTCTATCAGCTCTCGGACGGCATCCAGAACGTCTCGGTGGGCGTGCTGCGCGGCATCCAGGACGTGAAGGTCATCATGCCCATCGCGCTGGTCTCCTACTGGCTGCTCAACCTCCCGGTGGGCTACCTGCTCGGCTTCACGCTCGGCATGGGCCCCACGGGACTTTATCTGGGCTTCGCCGTGGGGTTGTCGTCGGCCGCCGTGCTGCTCATCCGCCGCATCCGCCGCAGCGTCCGGAAACTCCGTGCGGGCAATTGA